A genomic region of Streptomyces sp. NBC_00247 contains the following coding sequences:
- a CDS encoding glycoside hydrolase family 9 protein, whose translation MTALLAAALTPLAAAPAVAAPTFAYGEALQKSLFFYEAQRSGRLPDDNRVSWRGDSGLDDGKDAGLDLTGGWYDAGDHVKFGLPMAYSTTVLAWGGVEQKAAYAASGQLKYLKDSLRFVNDYFVKAHPSPNVLYGQVGNGADDHKWWGPAEVMPMARPAYRIDASCPGTDLAGQTAAAMASSSMLFADDDPAYAAKLVTHAKQLYAFADTYRGKYSDCITDAKSYYNSWSGYQDELVWGAVWLYRATGDAAYLAKAEQYYDGLSTEPQTTTRSYRWTLSWDDTSYGSYVLLAKITGKQKYIDDTNRWLDWWTSGVNGEKVRYSPGGEAVLDSWGSLRYAANTAFAALSYSDWLTGDATRKARYHDFAVRQIDYALGDNPRKASYVVGFGDTPPTKPHHRTSHGSWTDQITSPAESRHTLYGALVGGPSAPDDAYTDDRQNYTNNEVATDYNAAFTGALARLYAEYGGAPLTAFPPTEQPDGPQVLAQASVNASGSNFTEIKAYLVNKSAWPARSLTNASLRYYFTLEPGVSPADITVTTNYNQCGTASAPTRYAGDVYYVSVDCSNTVIAPAGQSAYRKEVQFRISSSGAWDPSDDWSLQGLPSTPGATPADAPHLVLLDGDVRQWGALPDGSGPTPTPTPTPTPTPTPTPTPTPTPTPTPTPTPTPTPTPGAGCAVAYKVGSSWGGGFTADVTIRNTGTTAVNGWRLVWSFVGGERVTSAWNATATQTGVAVTASDAGHNKAISPGGSASFGFQGTGVPGAAPTGFALNGVSCA comes from the coding sequence GTGACCGCTCTGCTCGCCGCCGCCCTCACGCCGCTCGCCGCGGCTCCTGCCGTGGCCGCACCCACGTTCGCCTACGGCGAGGCGCTGCAGAAGTCGCTCTTCTTCTACGAGGCCCAGCGCTCCGGCCGCCTGCCCGACGACAACCGGGTCTCATGGCGCGGCGACTCGGGTCTGGACGACGGCAAGGACGCCGGTCTGGACCTGACCGGCGGCTGGTACGACGCCGGCGACCACGTCAAGTTCGGTCTGCCCATGGCGTACAGCACCACCGTCCTGGCCTGGGGCGGCGTGGAGCAGAAGGCCGCGTACGCCGCGTCGGGGCAGCTGAAGTACCTCAAGGACAGCCTGCGCTTCGTCAACGACTACTTCGTCAAGGCCCACCCGTCTCCGAACGTGCTGTACGGCCAGGTGGGCAACGGCGCCGACGACCACAAGTGGTGGGGTCCGGCCGAGGTGATGCCGATGGCCCGGCCCGCCTACCGGATCGACGCCTCCTGCCCCGGTACGGACCTCGCGGGGCAGACGGCCGCCGCGATGGCCTCCTCCTCCATGCTGTTCGCCGACGACGACCCGGCCTACGCGGCGAAGCTCGTCACCCACGCGAAGCAGTTGTACGCGTTCGCCGACACCTACCGCGGCAAGTACAGCGACTGCATCACCGACGCGAAGTCGTACTACAACTCCTGGAGCGGATACCAGGACGAGCTGGTGTGGGGTGCAGTCTGGCTCTACCGGGCCACCGGTGACGCCGCCTATCTCGCCAAGGCCGAGCAGTACTACGACGGCCTCTCCACCGAGCCGCAGACCACCACCCGCTCGTACCGGTGGACACTCTCCTGGGACGACACCTCCTACGGCTCCTACGTGCTGCTCGCCAAGATCACCGGAAAGCAGAAGTACATCGACGACACCAACCGGTGGCTGGACTGGTGGACGTCCGGGGTGAACGGTGAGAAGGTCCGCTACTCTCCCGGCGGCGAGGCCGTACTGGACTCGTGGGGCTCCCTGCGGTACGCGGCCAACACCGCGTTCGCCGCACTCTCCTACAGCGACTGGCTGACGGGCGACGCGACCCGCAAGGCGCGCTACCACGACTTCGCGGTGCGCCAGATCGACTACGCGCTCGGCGACAACCCGCGCAAGGCGAGCTACGTCGTCGGCTTCGGCGACACACCTCCCACCAAGCCGCACCACCGGACCTCGCACGGCTCATGGACCGACCAGATCACCAGCCCCGCCGAAAGCCGTCACACGCTCTACGGGGCCCTCGTCGGCGGACCGAGCGCTCCCGACGACGCCTACACGGACGACCGGCAGAACTACACGAACAACGAGGTCGCCACCGACTACAACGCGGCGTTCACCGGCGCCCTCGCCCGCCTGTACGCCGAGTACGGCGGCGCCCCGCTCACCGCCTTCCCGCCGACCGAGCAGCCGGACGGGCCGCAGGTGCTGGCGCAGGCGTCGGTGAACGCCTCCGGGAGCAACTTCACCGAGATCAAGGCGTACCTGGTGAACAAGTCGGCCTGGCCCGCCCGGTCGCTGACGAACGCCTCCCTGCGGTACTACTTCACGCTGGAACCCGGCGTCTCGCCGGCGGACATCACGGTCACCACCAACTACAACCAGTGCGGCACGGCGAGCGCCCCCACGCGGTACGCGGGCGACGTGTACTACGTGAGCGTGGACTGCTCGAACACGGTGATCGCGCCGGCCGGGCAGTCCGCGTACCGCAAGGAGGTCCAGTTCCGCATCAGTTCCTCGGGCGCGTGGGACCCGAGCGACGACTGGTCCCTCCAGGGCCTGCCCAGCACCCCGGGCGCCACCCCGGCGGACGCGCCGCACCTGGTGCTGCTGGACGGGGACGTGCGTCAGTGGGGGGCGCTTCCGGACGGATCCGGTCCGACGCCCACCCCGACCCCGACGCCCACTCCCACCCCGACCCCTACGCCCACCCCGACACCTACACCTACACCGACCCCTACGCCCACGCCCACGCCGACGCCCACGCCGGGCGCCGGTTGCGCCGTCGCCTACAAGGTCGGCTCCTCCTGGGGCGGCGGCTTCACCGCCGACGTCACCATACGCAACACCGGCACCACCGCGGTGAACGGATGGCGTCTCGTCTGGAGTTTCGTCGGTGGCGAGAGGGTCACCAGCGCGTGGAACGCGACCGCCACCCAGACCGGCGTGGCCGTGACGGCCTCCGACGCCGGCCACAACAAGGCCATTTCGCCGGGCGGTTCGGCGTCCTTCGGATTCCAGGGAACCGGTGTCCCCGGCGCCGCGCCGACGGGCTTCGCCCTGAACGGCGTTTCCTGCGCCTGA
- a CDS encoding cellulose binding domain-containing protein, producing MPAPHGTGRPAATGLRPLARGAAVLAVASALLTSLVGVAPAASSATDVADVAVQVNAQAALGRLSDTARGVNTAVWDSHMNDPEVADLMKAADVGAMRYPGGSYADIYHWETHTAPGGYVAPGTGFDAFMGTVAATGAQPILIANYGSGTPEEAAGWVRYANVTKKYGAKYWEIGNEIYGNGHYGSGWEQDDHQDKSPSEYARQVRAYAAAMKAVDPTIKIGAVLTSPGEWPDGVVGEGDPGDWNNTVLPEVADVIDFVSVHWYAGGSDTTAADASARLARLPGELREVRSQLDRYAGADSPGIGIALTEINTNTGGARLTARPNGLFAADAFMTALENGVFNVDWWNTHNGVGQITTVDGETDYGDMGMLSSGACAGDVCEPAPNTPFHPYYGMKMTSQLGTEGDTMVAAASSAQDVSAHAVLRRDGRLSVLLVNKNPEARTVDLAYAGFTPAATAPKASRYAPGDSDITALAAGQASTSRVTVPASALLTITLEPRAGTGPGASAAGTPATPKLEGVTDTTARLSWSSATGAARYLVQERDGAHTYLIGETTGTSVTLRNLPPGSTHTVNVLAADASGRLSGASSPLTFTTGVPSDAACAVTYHRDTSWGNGFVSTVTVRNLSDVPITGWTVDWDWPTGTQKVDSGWNATFQQTGSHVRVTAPDGAGQLAPDGGSTASFGFVGANDGPNPDPTAFRLNGTVCSSG from the coding sequence ATGCCAGCACCGCACGGAACCGGCCGCCCGGCCGCCACCGGCTTACGCCCCCTCGCGCGCGGCGCGGCCGTTCTGGCCGTGGCCTCGGCCCTGCTGACGTCGCTGGTCGGCGTCGCGCCCGCCGCGTCTTCGGCGACCGATGTCGCGGACGTCGCCGTCCAGGTCAACGCCCAAGCGGCGCTGGGCCGGCTGTCCGACACCGCCCGCGGCGTCAACACCGCGGTGTGGGACTCGCACATGAACGATCCCGAGGTGGCCGACCTCATGAAGGCGGCCGACGTGGGCGCGATGCGCTACCCCGGCGGGTCGTACGCGGACATCTACCACTGGGAGACGCACACGGCACCCGGGGGCTATGTCGCCCCGGGCACCGGTTTCGACGCCTTCATGGGCACCGTCGCCGCCACCGGCGCGCAACCCATCCTGATCGCCAACTACGGCTCGGGCACGCCCGAGGAGGCGGCCGGCTGGGTCAGGTACGCGAACGTCACGAAGAAGTACGGCGCGAAGTACTGGGAGATCGGCAACGAGATCTACGGCAACGGTCATTACGGCAGCGGCTGGGAGCAGGACGACCACCAGGACAAGAGCCCCAGCGAGTACGCCCGCCAGGTGCGCGCCTACGCCGCGGCCATGAAGGCCGTCGACCCGACCATCAAGATCGGCGCGGTCCTCACCTCTCCGGGCGAATGGCCGGACGGCGTGGTCGGCGAGGGGGACCCCGGTGACTGGAACAACACCGTGCTGCCCGAAGTGGCCGACGTCATCGACTTTGTGAGCGTCCACTGGTACGCGGGTGGGTCCGACACCACCGCGGCGGACGCCTCGGCCAGGCTGGCGAGGCTGCCGGGTGAACTGCGGGAGGTGCGCAGCCAGCTCGACCGGTACGCGGGGGCCGACTCACCGGGCATCGGCATCGCCCTCACCGAGATCAACACCAACACGGGTGGTGCTCGGCTCACCGCCCGCCCCAACGGACTCTTCGCCGCCGACGCGTTCATGACGGCCCTGGAGAACGGCGTGTTCAACGTCGACTGGTGGAACACCCACAACGGCGTCGGCCAGATCACGACCGTCGACGGCGAGACGGACTACGGCGACATGGGGATGCTCTCCAGCGGCGCGTGCGCCGGTGACGTGTGCGAGCCGGCACCGAACACGCCGTTCCACCCCTACTACGGCATGAAGATGACCAGCCAACTGGGCACCGAGGGCGACACCATGGTCGCTGCCGCGTCCTCCGCGCAGGACGTCTCGGCACACGCGGTTCTCCGTCGCGACGGGAGGCTGAGCGTCCTGCTCGTCAACAAGAACCCGGAAGCCCGGACCGTGGACCTCGCGTACGCGGGCTTCACTCCGGCCGCCACCGCGCCCAAGGCCAGCCGGTACGCACCGGGCGACAGCGACATCACCGCGCTGGCCGCCGGGCAGGCGTCCACGTCCCGGGTCACCGTGCCGGCGTCCGCCCTGCTCACCATCACCCTCGAACCGCGAGCCGGCACCGGTCCGGGGGCCTCGGCCGCCGGAACCCCGGCCACCCCGAAACTGGAGGGGGTGACCGACACCACCGCGCGGCTGTCCTGGAGCAGCGCGACGGGCGCCGCCCGCTACCTGGTCCAGGAGCGCGACGGCGCGCACACCTACCTGATCGGTGAGACCACCGGCACCTCCGTGACCCTGCGGAACCTGCCCCCGGGCAGCACCCACACGGTCAACGTACTGGCGGCCGACGCCTCGGGACGGCTTTCCGGAGCGTCCTCCCCGCTGACCTTCACCACCGGCGTCCCGTCGGACGCGGCATGCGCGGTGACCTACCACCGTGACACGAGCTGGGGCAACGGATTCGTGTCCACGGTCACCGTCCGCAACCTCTCCGACGTGCCGATCACCGGCTGGACCGTCGACTGGGACTGGCCGACCGGTACTCAGAAGGTGGACTCCGGCTGGAACGCCACGTTCCAGCAGACCGGCTCCCACGTGCGGGTGACCGCACCCGACGGCGCGGGGCAGCTGGCTCCGGACGGCGGCTCGACGGCCTCCTTCGGATTCGTCGGCGCCAACGACGGACCCAACCCCGACCCGACGGCCTTCCGCCTCAACGGCACGGTCTGCTCCAGCGGCTGA
- a CDS encoding GntR family transcriptional regulator, producing MPEQAPYLRIADELRRRIAEHVWEPGDRLPSRAQIGQEYGVGENVVRRAQELLISQGLLEGRAGSGTYVAEPRERVRMVRSSAREQPDGSPFRADMKAVGRQSDWESRSDVKVPAPADIAARLGIAEGDLCVRTVYEFLANGRPVQLSTSWEPYELTVGTLVVLPEGGPHAGVGVVNRMAVIGITVGHAVEQPEPRGATAEEASLLGIQNGAYVTHIRRTYYSDQGRPVETADIVVPVAHCEIVYEIPINR from the coding sequence ATGCCTGAGCAAGCGCCTTATCTCCGCATCGCCGACGAGCTGCGGCGGCGGATCGCAGAGCACGTCTGGGAACCCGGAGACCGCCTGCCGTCCCGCGCCCAGATCGGCCAGGAGTACGGCGTGGGCGAGAACGTGGTGCGCCGGGCGCAGGAACTACTGATCTCCCAGGGCCTGCTGGAGGGCCGCGCGGGATCGGGCACCTACGTGGCCGAACCCAGGGAGCGCGTGCGGATGGTCCGCTCTTCGGCGCGCGAGCAGCCGGACGGTTCACCGTTCCGGGCGGACATGAAGGCCGTGGGCAGGCAGAGCGACTGGGAGAGCCGGTCCGACGTGAAGGTCCCGGCGCCGGCGGACATCGCGGCGCGTCTCGGTATCGCCGAGGGTGATCTGTGCGTCCGGACGGTGTACGAGTTCCTGGCGAACGGGCGGCCAGTGCAGCTGTCGACGAGTTGGGAGCCGTACGAACTCACGGTCGGCACACTCGTCGTCCTCCCCGAGGGAGGCCCGCACGCCGGGGTCGGCGTGGTGAACCGGATGGCCGTCATCGGCATCACTGTCGGGCACGCAGTGGAACAGCCGGAGCCGCGCGGGGCAACCGCGGAGGAGGCGTCACTCCTCGGCATCCAGAACGGCGCGTACGTGACGCACATCCGCCGGACGTACTACTCCGACCAGGGCCGGCCCGTCGAGACGGCCGACATCGTGGTGCCGGTCGCGCACTGCGAGATCGTCTACGAGATCCCGATCAATCGGTAG
- a CDS encoding GntR family transcriptional regulator, whose translation MPFRHREIADDLRQQITTGRLGPGERLPSEPALAAQYAVSTGTLRRALSVLQGEGLIDKFHGRGNFVRRPLRRFMYVGGWGTFDPWTAADASLRVTVRTATVPAQGLLAGLLDVPSGSPVAEYVCVSHEGASPLGLARIYLPHHLPHAGLLGEEPSYEQAAKRFAVLSSSPVEVRETVCARPPTPDEVSALRISPTAAVLAITRAATDSAGRVVEAALLTFPGDRTDAVFIVHHAASEGPSQP comes from the coding sequence GTGCCCTTCCGTCATCGCGAAATCGCCGACGATCTACGGCAACAGATCACGACCGGCCGTCTCGGCCCCGGCGAACGCCTCCCGTCCGAGCCGGCGTTGGCCGCGCAGTACGCGGTGAGCACGGGAACCCTGCGGCGTGCCCTCTCTGTGCTCCAGGGGGAAGGGCTGATCGACAAGTTCCACGGCCGAGGGAACTTCGTTCGCCGTCCTCTGCGCAGGTTCATGTACGTCGGCGGGTGGGGGACGTTCGACCCGTGGACCGCCGCGGACGCCTCGCTCCGAGTCACCGTTCGCACGGCCACGGTTCCAGCGCAGGGGCTTCTGGCCGGCCTGCTGGACGTGCCCTCAGGCAGCCCCGTCGCGGAGTACGTCTGCGTTAGCCATGAGGGGGCGTCGCCACTCGGCCTGGCCCGGATATATCTCCCGCACCACCTGCCCCACGCCGGCCTCCTGGGCGAGGAGCCTTCGTACGAGCAAGCGGCCAAGCGGTTCGCCGTGCTGAGTTCATCGCCGGTCGAGGTCCGCGAGACGGTCTGTGCCCGCCCGCCGACACCGGACGAAGTCTCGGCGCTGCGGATCAGTCCAACCGCGGCAGTCCTCGCGATCACGCGCGCCGCCACTGACTCCGCTGGGCGCGTTGTGGAAGCCGCGCTTCTGACCTTCCCGGGAGACCGCACCGACGCGGTCTTCATCGTCCACCACGCAGCCAGTGAGGGGCCATCGCAGCCATGA
- a CDS encoding HEPN domain-containing protein, protein MESFESDGLFWLPDDEENRVAGRISFDPAKGTLLTLIGSFSETHFGEDLDDTINREAIHGVAGKRYLTLVNCRRVSGRFESPGFQREDYRAESLFAGMGLLDPNDLRFDQVTVEFNNLFDWMSQTAVSREYAVNDSSKKLERATLTLKTIPTEEISAEGFKLAITNSWKILGSKQNPGFEQDFSFRITYDHEVEYSKIKHDISSLQDLLTALTDSTASPTGIGLWVSDSDENEPKSRRVRVSAYGQQSTNPTATPKASHEMLLNYQQAGGLQALVRWLEFTRDRRVVLGLSLSSRYRQMYVENKFFNAVSAAETLHRMEFPNEVSPAAEYKNFRKMIVRYVPKKHRGWLSQQLAYSNEPRLRNRLRELAEFGQLSTIIGCEPKEWADMVTNSRNRMVHHDKGKGAGASSAELYWLSESLHLLVLACLMRFCNFKEGYLETMRNNDSVQFTAEQTQEIIAAAKSA, encoded by the coding sequence ATGGAATCGTTCGAAAGCGATGGGCTTTTTTGGCTGCCCGACGACGAAGAAAACCGGGTGGCAGGGCGCATCTCATTCGACCCCGCGAAGGGAACTCTTCTTACGCTGATCGGAAGCTTCTCCGAGACGCACTTCGGCGAAGATCTCGACGACACCATAAACAGGGAAGCCATTCATGGCGTCGCAGGAAAGAGGTACCTAACCCTCGTCAATTGCAGACGCGTAAGCGGGCGCTTCGAATCCCCAGGATTCCAACGAGAGGACTATCGAGCTGAATCTCTCTTCGCAGGCATGGGACTACTAGACCCAAACGATCTCCGATTCGACCAAGTAACAGTAGAATTCAACAACCTATTCGACTGGATGTCACAGACCGCCGTATCGCGTGAGTACGCAGTCAATGACTCATCAAAGAAACTAGAGAGAGCAACGCTGACCCTAAAAACGATTCCCACCGAGGAGATCTCTGCCGAGGGCTTCAAGTTGGCCATAACAAACTCATGGAAAATTCTTGGAAGCAAGCAGAATCCGGGCTTCGAGCAAGACTTCAGCTTTCGAATTACCTACGACCATGAGGTCGAGTACTCGAAAATCAAGCATGACATTTCCTCCCTCCAGGACCTACTCACTGCACTCACAGACTCAACCGCAAGTCCGACAGGCATTGGACTTTGGGTTTCAGACTCGGATGAAAACGAACCCAAAAGCAGAAGAGTAAGGGTTAGCGCTTACGGTCAGCAGTCTACGAACCCAACGGCGACACCAAAGGCATCCCATGAGATGCTTTTGAACTACCAGCAAGCTGGAGGGCTTCAGGCGCTGGTCAGATGGCTCGAATTCACTCGGGACCGCCGAGTCGTGCTCGGGCTTTCCCTTTCTTCTCGCTACAGGCAAATGTACGTGGAGAACAAGTTCTTCAACGCTGTCTCCGCAGCAGAAACACTCCACCGAATGGAGTTTCCCAACGAGGTCAGCCCGGCCGCAGAGTACAAGAATTTTCGCAAAATGATTGTTCGTTACGTGCCCAAAAAACATCGTGGATGGCTCAGCCAACAGTTGGCCTATTCGAACGAGCCTCGATTGAGGAATCGCCTCAGGGAACTTGCCGAGTTTGGTCAACTCTCCACCATCATCGGGTGCGAACCCAAAGAGTGGGCGGACATGGTGACAAATTCACGCAACCGAATGGTTCACCACGACAAGGGCAAGGGTGCCGGAGCATCCTCAGCAGAGCTCTATTGGCTCTCGGAGTCTCTGCATTTGCTTGTTCTGGCATGCCTAATGAGGTTCTGCAACTTCAAGGAGGGATACCTCGAAACGATGCGAAATAACGACTCCGTACAATTCACTGCCGAGCAAACTCAGGAAATAATCGCAGCGGCGAAATCGGCGTAA
- a CDS encoding NUDIX hydrolase: protein MLLYMSQSQEATTPPLHSVSVAGVVVREDGRLLAIRRADNGTWELPGGILELDETPEAGVAREVLEETGIHVEIDELTGVYKNMTRGIVALVFRCKPSGGAERTSGETTAVSWLTPDEVTDRMSEAYAVRLLDALDGNGPHVRSHDGKNLIPTG from the coding sequence ATGCTCCTCTACATGAGTCAATCACAGGAAGCGACCACCCCTCCCCTGCACTCCGTGTCCGTTGCCGGAGTAGTGGTGCGCGAGGACGGGCGACTCCTGGCGATCCGCAGAGCCGACAACGGCACCTGGGAACTCCCCGGCGGCATCCTCGAACTCGACGAGACTCCGGAGGCCGGCGTCGCCCGCGAGGTCCTGGAGGAGACCGGCATCCACGTCGAGATCGACGAACTCACCGGCGTCTACAAGAACATGACCCGCGGCATCGTCGCCCTGGTCTTCCGCTGCAAGCCGTCGGGCGGGGCGGAGCGCACATCCGGCGAGACCACGGCCGTCTCCTGGCTCACCCCCGACGAGGTCACCGACCGCATGAGCGAGGCGTACGCGGTACGGCTCCTGGACGCGTTGGACGGGAACGGGCCCCACGTCCGGAGCCACGACGGGAAGAACCTGATCCCAACGGGATAA
- a CDS encoding GntR family transcriptional regulator, producing the protein MGTAAGGVGSGPRYVQIADEIVQQIRAGVLKAGDMVPSESELVDRYGVSGGTIRKAMVEVRASGLVETRHGKGSIVKNRPPVRHRSSDRFRRSLRQGGKAAYLAESAQSGATAKVSVLYIGPMEAPEDAAARLGVPAGEQVLARRRLYFRDGTPVETATSYLPWEVVKDIPELFAENPGGGGIYARLEDHGHEFAEFVETLQARPASKAEAVELALSPGTPVVHLIREARTAAGLVVEVCDTLMAADQFVFEYRIPADS; encoded by the coding sequence ATGGGAACTGCGGCGGGAGGGGTCGGTTCCGGCCCCCGGTACGTGCAGATCGCGGATGAGATCGTGCAGCAGATCCGGGCGGGGGTTCTCAAGGCCGGGGACATGGTGCCGAGCGAATCCGAGCTGGTGGACCGCTACGGCGTCTCCGGCGGAACGATCCGCAAGGCCATGGTCGAGGTGCGGGCGAGCGGCCTGGTCGAGACCCGGCACGGCAAGGGCTCGATCGTGAAGAACCGGCCACCGGTGCGGCACCGTTCGTCCGACCGTTTCCGGCGCTCGCTCCGACAGGGCGGTAAGGCTGCCTACCTCGCGGAGTCCGCTCAGTCCGGTGCCACCGCCAAGGTGAGCGTCCTCTACATCGGGCCTATGGAAGCACCCGAGGATGCCGCCGCGCGGCTGGGCGTCCCCGCCGGCGAACAGGTGCTGGCCCGTCGCCGCCTCTACTTCCGTGACGGCACTCCGGTCGAGACCGCAACGTCCTACCTCCCCTGGGAGGTTGTGAAGGACATCCCGGAGCTGTTCGCCGAGAACCCCGGCGGTGGTGGCATCTACGCCCGACTCGAAGATCACGGGCATGAGTTCGCGGAGTTCGTCGAGACGCTGCAAGCGCGTCCGGCCTCGAAGGCGGAGGCAGTGGAGCTCGCTCTCAGCCCGGGTACGCCGGTGGTCCATCTGATCCGTGAGGCTCGTACCGCCGCGGGGCTCGTGGTGGAGGTCTGCGACACCCTCATGGCCGCTGACCAGTTCGTTTTCGAGTACCGCATCCCCGCTGACAGCTGA
- a CDS encoding SCO3933 family regulatory protein gives MRQIPVDTSSAVVMVAKSPQVKLRDRRTGEIATDTETGAKLMTVDVMFAANDEVEILSVTVPETGISGELVMGSPVALTGLIARPWENDFNGQKRHGIAFRAVAVTSLAAASAGSKAA, from the coding sequence GTGCGTCAGATTCCTGTCGACACCTCCAGCGCGGTCGTGATGGTCGCCAAGTCCCCGCAGGTGAAGCTGCGGGACCGCCGTACCGGCGAGATCGCCACCGACACCGAGACCGGAGCGAAGCTCATGACGGTCGACGTCATGTTCGCGGCCAACGACGAAGTGGAGATCCTGTCCGTCACCGTCCCGGAGACCGGGATCAGCGGTGAGCTGGTGATGGGCTCGCCGGTCGCGCTCACGGGGCTCATCGCCCGGCCCTGGGAGAACGACTTCAACGGCCAGAAGCGGCACGGCATCGCGTTCCGCGCCGTCGCGGTCACCTCGCTCGCCGCCGCCTCCGCAGGGTCCAAGGCGGCTTGA
- a CDS encoding FtsK/SpoIIIE domain-containing protein, whose translation MTTFMVALVLVVAVAGLLRWRRPAWYWLAFGATLAALRVLVRYGSVMDACGLTVPPARWRLALARVTNREMPEPRPPRILRLRPTRTGLVLRLKLRPGQDAFDVSAASDRLRHSFSMYGVTSRELRSGVVEVRMTGYDVLKRVQMPAKVDTRPMRVPVALREDGAVHYRDYRAIPHALTLGATESGKSVYQRNLVAGLAPMDVALVGIDCKRGVELFPLARRFSALADNPDAAAELLDALVERMADVYRLIRVQQRITADLPDAEIAADIWDLPDDLRPTPVVVLVDEVAELALYASKEEEKRRDRIITALVRLAQLGRAAGIYLEICGQRFGSELGKGITMLRAQLTGRTAHRVNDETSANMAFGDISPDAVLAAIQIPADKQGIAIAGDSSGGWHRIRAPHTSLRQAVNLCNRYADRTPDLPELAAFRPVLVVSAPVPSAVASPTATA comes from the coding sequence ATGACCACCTTCATGGTCGCCCTGGTGCTCGTCGTCGCCGTCGCGGGCCTCCTGCGGTGGCGGCGCCCCGCCTGGTACTGGCTGGCGTTCGGGGCCACCCTGGCCGCCCTGCGGGTCCTGGTCCGGTACGGCTCGGTCATGGATGCGTGCGGGCTCACCGTTCCGCCCGCACGGTGGCGGCTCGCCCTGGCGCGGGTCACCAACCGGGAGATGCCGGAGCCGCGTCCACCGCGCATCCTCCGGCTGCGGCCGACCCGTACCGGCCTGGTCCTGCGCCTCAAGCTCCGCCCCGGACAGGACGCCTTCGACGTCTCCGCCGCCTCGGACCGGCTCCGGCACTCCTTCTCGATGTACGGCGTGACCTCGCGCGAGCTGCGGTCCGGCGTGGTCGAAGTGCGGATGACCGGCTACGACGTGCTGAAGCGGGTGCAGATGCCGGCCAAGGTCGATACCCGGCCGATGCGTGTGCCGGTCGCCCTGCGGGAGGACGGAGCGGTGCACTACCGCGACTACCGGGCGATACCCCACGCCCTCACGCTCGGGGCCACGGAGTCCGGGAAGTCCGTCTACCAGCGCAACCTGGTCGCCGGTCTCGCCCCGATGGACGTCGCCCTCGTCGGGATCGACTGCAAGCGTGGGGTCGAACTGTTCCCGCTGGCCCGCCGGTTCTCCGCGCTCGCCGACAACCCGGACGCCGCCGCCGAACTCCTCGACGCCCTCGTCGAACGGATGGCGGACGTCTACCGACTCATCCGCGTCCAGCAGCGGATCACCGCCGACTTACCGGATGCGGAGATCGCCGCGGACATCTGGGACCTGCCCGACGACCTGCGCCCCACCCCGGTCGTGGTCCTGGTCGATGAAGTCGCCGAACTCGCCCTGTACGCGAGCAAGGAAGAAGAGAAGCGCCGGGACCGCATCATCACCGCCCTCGTACGCCTCGCCCAGCTCGGCAGGGCCGCGGGCATCTACCTCGAAATCTGCGGGCAGCGGTTCGGCTCCGAACTCGGCAAGGGCATCACCATGCTCCGCGCTCAGCTCACCGGCCGTACCGCCCACCGCGTCAACGACGAGACCTCCGCCAACATGGCCTTCGGCGACATCTCACCGGACGCCGTCCTCGCCGCCATCCAGATACCGGCTGACAAGCAGGGCATCGCCATAGCGGGCGACTCGTCCGGCGGGTGGCATCGCATCCGCGCCCCGCACACCTCGCTGCGCCAAGCCGTGAACCTCTGCAACCGGTACGCCGACCGGACCCCGGACCTGCCTGAACTGGCAGCCTTCCGCCCCGTTCTCGTCGTCTCCGCTCCCGTGCCGTCGGCCGTCGCTTCGCCGACCGCCACCGCCTGA